TCGAGCGACGACACCTCGAGGTGAACGTGGCCGAGAGTCGTACCGTCCGGGACGGTATCACCGGCCGTATCATCCGCGGCGGCCGCGACCGACTCGAGGTCGAGGGGCCACGAGCCGATCTGGATGCCGCCCTCGCCGTCGCGGGGCCACTCCGAGCGCGGCCGATCCCGGTAGAGTTCGACGCCGTTACCCTCGGGATCGTCGAGGTAGAGGGCCTCGCTGACGCCGTGGTCGGACGCGCCGGTGAGCGACCAGCGGTCGCGGATTCGGGCCAGCCCGTCCCCCAGCGCCTCGCGACTGGGGACCAGGAAGGCGTTGTGAAAGAGTCCCGCGGCGTCGGTCGGCCGCGGCCGGGCGTCCGGCGCGTGCCGGAGCTCGAGCAGCGGCGCGTCGCCGGCGCCGAGCACCGTCGTCGATCCGTCTCGCGAGAGCACCGAGAGGCCGATCACGTCCCGGTAGAACTCCGCGACGGCCGATTCGTCGCTGACCGTCAGTACGCTTCGTCCGAAGAGAGTCGCCGCCGGCAATCGGTCCCGAGAGTCGCTCATACGGGAGATATGCGACGCGCGTATATATGCTACCTGACCGCACGGTCAGACCGACCGACATCGCGTCGCGTCGAGCGCGCGGGTCCTCGTCGGTCGCTCCGCGGTCCCCGAGATCGCGCCGTGAACCGAGGCGAGCGGAGCGCTACCGCTCTCGAGCGGGTGGTCGGCGTCGAGAAGTGGGCGTCGGTCTACGCGACGAAGGTCAGCAGCTGTACCAGCACCCCGATCATCACGCCGGTCGCGATGACCGTCTTGGGGTCGATCTTGATCGCGTTCGAGTCCTCGGAGTCGAAGTACCGGACGAGCCCGGCACTGGACATCAGCCCACCGCTGTTCTGTCCTCGGTCCATACCCGCTACTACGGACGGGCGGAACTAAATCTTTCGTCCGCCGGTATCACTGACGTCACCGCTTGCGGCAATCGCAGACCGGTGGGAAACCCTTATGCGCGACGCGTCGGAACTAGCGATGAACCGATGACTGTCACACTCAAGGACTTCTACGCTGACTGGTGTGGCCCCTGTAAGACCCAGGATCCGATCCTCGAGGACCTCGAGGAGGACTGGGAGGGCCGATTTGAGGTCGAGAAGATCAACGTCGACGAACAGCAGGACGTCGCCAACGAGTACCAGGTTCGCTCGCTGCCGACCCTGATCATCGAGAACGACGACGGCATCGTCGAGCGCTTCGTCGGCGTCACCCAGCGCGACGACATCGAAGACGCCCTCGAGTCGGCCGGCGCGTAAGCGACGGGCCCCCTCGAGCCGCCGTTTTTCGCGACCGCTACGTCTCGATCAGCGACGGCGCTGGCGTCGCCTACGGTTCGTCCGGATCGATGTCGTCGGCGCCGGTCTCCCCGCCGGTGGCCGACTCCTCGTCGGACGCGGACTCGTCGGAGCCGAACGTCTCCTCGCGATCGATCGTCTCGTCGGCCGGCGGCTCTTCGGTGGCGCCGAACACGTCTTCCGAGTCCGCCTCGTCGCTGCGGTCCGTCTCGTCCGATTCCTCCGTCTCGTCGACGACTCGTTCGTCGTCAGTGTCCACCTCGGCGGCGTCGCTTCCGTTGATGACGTCCGTCCCGTCGGCGATTTCGACGGTAGTGACGGCGTCCCCGACCGTCTCGCCGGCCGCCGGCTCCTCGAGGTCGAACTCGTCGGTCGCGAGTTCGTCGCCGCCGACGCTGACCCGACCCTCCTCGATCTCGATGACGACGCCGTCCTCGGCCGCGCCGCGGCCGATCAACTGGTTCGCGGTCGACTCGACCTCCTGGTTGACCGACCAGACGAACCGCAGCACCGACTCGAGTTCGTTGCCGGCTTCGCGGACGCCGCGCTGGGGGGAGAGTTCGCCGAAGCTACGGGCTCCCTCCGGGTGGAGGTACTGGATCGGGTGGTCGTTCGGGACCTCCCGCAGGTCGACGTCGAACGACCAGACGTAGGGGAGCAACTGGATGGCGTACCCCTGCGGTTTCGGCGCTTTGCGACCGATGGCCGTCGAGGCGACGCCGATCGCCGTCGATCCCGAGTCGGTATCGTAGTAGACGCCGGGAAGGCCCGGAATTGAGACGCGCATACGCGAGCTATGGGAGCCACCGCGGGTGAGTCTGCACCCGGCACCTGCCACCCCAGTTTTCCCGCGCGGTCGCGGCCCGCCGGGGCTCAAAAGAAGGTGTCGGCGAACTTGTCCCGCGGATTGATATCGATCTCGCTGATGCTCGAGCGGTCCTGACCGGCGGCGAAGGCGATGACCTCGGCGACCTCCTCGGGTTCGCTCGCCTCGTCTTCGTCGAACGCGTCGGCGAACGCCTGCCCGTCGCCCGTCTCGAACTGCGAGCGGACTTCGGCGGGGTTGACGACGGTGATGCCGACCCCGTCGTCGCCGATCTGGGCGGCGACGCTCTTGGCGAAGCCGCGGGTCCACCATTTCGTAGCCGCGTAGACGGGGTTGGCCGGCCGCGGGTGGCGGCCGGCGAAACTGGCGACGAAGATCAGGTGGCCGTCGCGCTCGCGAACGTGGGGGATCGCCGCCCGCGTCGCGTAGAAGACGCCGTCGACGTTGGTCTCCTGCATCGTCTCGTACTCCTCGGTCGTCAACTCCTCGACCTCGCCGCCCCGGGAGAGCCCCGCGTTGTTCACCAGCACGTCGATCCCGCCGAAGGTCTCGACGGTCTCCTCGATCAGCGCGTCGACCGCGGACTCCTCGCGGACGTTCGTCGGAACGACCAGCGTCTCGGCGCCGTGGTCGGCCTCGAGTTCGTCCGCGAGGTCGGCCAACTGATCCTCGCTGCGGGCCGCGAGGACGACGTTCGAACCTCTGGCCGCGAGTTCGCGACAGGTCGCGGCGCCGATTCCCGAACTGGCTCCCGTGACGATCGCCGTCTCCCCGGCGAGTGATCCGTCGGTCATGGTCGGCACTCACGACGAACGCCCTCTAAAACGCCCGGGTTGCGTCGCGCTCTCCGAGGCCGACCGACGATTCCCTCGAGCCCCCTCGAGTCGTCCCTGAGCCGTAGCAACCTGGCACGGCCCCCGATCGGTCCGACGGACCGGTCGTTCACTCGGCGGCCCGAACGCGACGGCGTCGAACGACCGGCGGGGGATTCCGGTATCGAAACCGCGGCAGCCGCACTGCGGCCCGGGTTCCGCCAGTCAGCCGGCGAAATCGGCCAGTTGCTCGTTGATCGTCTCCGTCTCGTCGGCGACGAGGCCGTGACCGCTGTTCTCGAACCGGATCAGTTCGGCGTTCTCGATACCCTCTTCGAGCACCTCACCGGTGATCTCGATCGGGGTGACCTCGTCGTGGACGCCGTGATAAATTTTCGTCGGCACGGTGATGTCGTCCACGTCCGGCCGGAGATCGGCGTCGCGCCAGGTCTCGGCGGAGGCGATCGTCGCCTGCCCGGACGCTTCCATCCCGAGGCTCCAGATCCAGTCCGTCATCTCGTCGCTCTGGTCGGTGTGAAACAGCATCTCGGCGAAGTCGGCGTTCATCTTCGCGCGGTCGGTCCGCGCGCCCTCGATGAGCGGGTTCACGTCCGACTCGTCGAGCCCCTCGGGGAAGTCCGGCTTCTCGGTGATAACCGGACTCGCGGGGGCCAGCAACGCGAGCTTGTCGACGCGGGCCTCGTCGTGTCGACTCATGTACCGAGTCGCAGTGCCGCCGCCCATCGAGAACCCCGCTAACGTCGCGTCGTCGACGTCCAGTTCGTCGAGGACCGCGCGCACGTCGTCGGCGAAGCGGTCGTAGCTGTAGTCTCCGTACGGTTTCTCCGACTCTCCGTAACCGCGGAGATCGATGCCGATACAGCGAAAGCCCTCGTCGAGGAGGTAGGTGTACTGGTACTCGAACATCCGGTGGTTGAGCGGCCAGCCGTGCAGGAAGACGACGGGGTCGCCCTCGCCCAGGTCACGCGCGAATACGTCGACGCCGTCCTCGGCCGTGATGTGTGGCATGCGGGGAGCGCTATCTCGCCTACCGGTATCAAGGAGCACCTTTCATGTCCCGACTCAGATTCCGTTACGGTC
This portion of the Haloterrigena gelatinilytica genome encodes:
- a CDS encoding VOC family protein — its product is MSDSRDRLPAATLFGRSVLTVSDESAVAEFYRDVIGLSVLSRDGSTTVLGAGDAPLLELRHAPDARPRPTDAAGLFHNAFLVPSREALGDGLARIRDRWSLTGASDHGVSEALYLDDPEGNGVELYRDRPRSEWPRDGEGGIQIGSWPLDLESVAAAADDTAGDTVPDGTTLGHVHLEVSSLETAREFYVDALGFDVKTASPKALFVAAGDYHHHLGCNTWNGRSSPAPPDARGLSRFDLVVPSSEDLNRIRDRLEDAGAAVDERAGGLECTDPDGIRIRFRAQSGSGSSSSDGE
- a CDS encoding preprotein translocase subunit Sec61beta is translated as MDRGQNSGGLMSSAGLVRYFDSEDSNAIKIDPKTVIATGVMIGVLVQLLTFVA
- a CDS encoding thioredoxin family protein — translated: MTVTLKDFYADWCGPCKTQDPILEDLEEDWEGRFEVEKINVDEQQDVANEYQVRSLPTLIIENDDGIVERFVGVTQRDDIEDALESAGA
- a CDS encoding SDR family oxidoreductase, giving the protein MTDGSLAGETAIVTGASSGIGAATCRELAARGSNVVLAARSEDQLADLADELEADHGAETLVVPTNVREESAVDALIEETVETFGGIDVLVNNAGLSRGGEVEELTTEEYETMQETNVDGVFYATRAAIPHVRERDGHLIFVASFAGRHPRPANPVYAATKWWTRGFAKSVAAQIGDDGVGITVVNPAEVRSQFETGDGQAFADAFDEDEASEPEEVAEVIAFAAGQDRSSISEIDINPRDKFADTFF
- a CDS encoding alpha/beta fold hydrolase, with the protein product MPHITAEDGVDVFARDLGEGDPVVFLHGWPLNHRMFEYQYTYLLDEGFRCIGIDLRGYGESEKPYGDYSYDRFADDVRAVLDELDVDDATLAGFSMGGGTATRYMSRHDEARVDKLALLAPASPVITEKPDFPEGLDESDVNPLIEGARTDRAKMNADFAEMLFHTDQSDEMTDWIWSLGMEASGQATIASAETWRDADLRPDVDDITVPTKIYHGVHDEVTPIEITGEVLEEGIENAELIRFENSGHGLVADETETINEQLADFAG